In a genomic window of Gemmatimonadetes bacterium T265:
- the xerD_2 gene encoding tyrosine recombinase XerD, with translation MPRRTIARKAKQPPRAAPALRSAALRPMDAPEVADPGPQPSHDNQGLVARFLDARDVAASTRAAYRTDLLLFAAALGPQSLRDVQAEDVRRWLREHTRDPAVPGGRGAWTPRTAARKLAVLKAFYAWARNTPRDPAYGDPVPADYDAGEPLPLVTFNPVAQLRAPAFARPDPVRLAREALRRLFDWWEERIAALDTLGTDAARRERALHVLDVALFRLCYHLGLRVGSAQALQLRALDLADPDRWIATAYVKGNKPRRKVIAGVVKADVERWLAIRLTLTPRAHLRRRKPDATSPLSRPTGDPDAYLFLHPWTGRVLSRRRAWERLLLAGEAAGLSPAVVRQLSPHKLRHAVAYHALADGHSLTDVQGLLDHEDVRTTTVYVEANEAQRFRTMEQLSSGGALRR, from the coding sequence ATGCCACGTCGCACGATCGCGCGGAAAGCCAAGCAGCCGCCGCGCGCCGCCCCCGCGCTCCGGAGCGCGGCGCTCCGGCCGATGGACGCGCCCGAGGTCGCCGACCCCGGGCCACAGCCCTCGCACGACAACCAGGGGCTCGTCGCGCGCTTCCTCGATGCCCGCGACGTCGCCGCGAGCACGCGCGCCGCCTACCGCACCGACCTGCTGCTCTTTGCCGCCGCGCTCGGCCCCCAGTCGCTGCGCGACGTGCAGGCGGAGGACGTGCGCCGCTGGCTGCGCGAGCACACGCGCGACCCGGCCGTGCCCGGCGGCCGGGGCGCCTGGACGCCGCGCACCGCCGCGCGCAAGCTCGCCGTGCTGAAGGCGTTCTACGCGTGGGCCCGCAACACCCCGCGCGACCCCGCCTACGGCGACCCCGTGCCCGCCGACTACGACGCCGGCGAACCGCTGCCGCTCGTCACGTTCAACCCCGTCGCACAGCTGCGCGCGCCGGCCTTCGCGCGCCCCGACCCGGTCCGCCTCGCCCGCGAGGCGCTGCGCCGGCTCTTCGACTGGTGGGAGGAACGGATCGCCGCGCTCGACACGTTAGGCACGGACGCGGCCCGCCGCGAGCGCGCGCTGCACGTGCTCGACGTCGCGCTCTTCCGGCTCTGCTACCACCTCGGGCTCCGCGTCGGCTCGGCGCAGGCGCTGCAGCTCCGCGCGCTCGACCTCGCGGACCCGGACCGGTGGATCGCGACGGCGTACGTGAAGGGCAACAAGCCGCGTCGCAAGGTGATCGCGGGCGTGGTCAAGGCGGACGTGGAGCGGTGGCTCGCGATCCGCCTCACGCTCACGCCGCGCGCGCACCTGCGGCGCCGGAAGCCGGACGCGACGAGCCCGCTCTCGCGCCCCACGGGCGACCCGGACGCGTACCTGTTCCTGCACCCGTGGACGGGGCGCGTGCTCTCGCGCCGGCGCGCGTGGGAGCGGCTGCTGCTCGCCGGCGAGGCCGCGGGGCTGAGCCCGGCGGTCGTGCGCCAGCTCTCGCCGCACAAGCTGCGGCACGCGGTCGCCTACCACGCGCTCGCCGACGGGCACTCGCTCACCGACGTGCAGGGGCTGCTCGACCACGAGGACGTGCGCACGACGACCGTCTACGTCGAGGCCAACGAGGCGCAGCGGTTCCGCACGATGGAGCAGCTCAGCTCGGGGGGCGCGCTGCGGCGCTGA
- a CDS encoding sigma-54-dependent Fis family transcriptional regulator: MPAADAPAPLRVLVADDQPAILDALALLLGDEGFAVETARTPREAVAAAGRAAARGADVDAALVDLNYTRDTTSGREGLDLIPALLSFDPTLPIVVMTAWGSVENAVEAMRRGARDYVTKPWDDARLAATLRTHAELGRALRRARALEAENRVLRQDATGGNGAPAPMLAASAAMRPVLQLLERVGPSDAHVLVTGEHGTGKELVAGRLHAMSARAGRPLVVVNMGGLSEGVFESELFGHVRGAFTDAKADRVGRFELADTGTLFLDEVGNMSPGQQAKLLRVLQEGQVERVGSSRARRVDVRVVSATNADLRADLAAGRFREDLLYRLNTVEIRLPPLRERREDVPLLAAHFLARHAARYARPAQTFAPDALAALLAHPWPGNVRELGHAVERAVLMAAGPEVRAADLALAAPAGDAAAGAGALESMPLEDVERVLIGKALQRHGGNVSHAARALGLSRSALYRRMAHFGL; this comes from the coding sequence GTGCCCGCCGCCGACGCCCCCGCCCCCCTCCGCGTCCTCGTCGCCGACGACCAGCCGGCGATCCTCGACGCGCTCGCCCTGCTGTTAGGCGACGAGGGCTTCGCCGTCGAGACCGCCCGCACACCGCGCGAGGCCGTCGCCGCCGCGGGGCGCGCCGCCGCGCGCGGGGCCGACGTCGACGCCGCGCTCGTCGACCTCAACTACACGCGCGACACGACGAGCGGCCGCGAGGGCCTCGACCTCATCCCCGCGCTCCTCTCCTTCGACCCCACGCTCCCCATCGTCGTGATGACCGCGTGGGGGAGCGTCGAGAACGCGGTCGAGGCGATGCGCCGCGGCGCGCGCGACTACGTCACCAAGCCGTGGGACGACGCGCGCCTCGCCGCCACCCTCCGCACCCACGCGGAGCTCGGCCGCGCCCTCCGCCGCGCCCGCGCGCTCGAGGCCGAGAACCGCGTGCTGCGCCAGGACGCGACCGGCGGCAACGGCGCGCCCGCGCCGATGCTGGCCGCGAGCGCGGCGATGCGCCCCGTCCTCCAGCTCCTCGAACGCGTGGGGCCGAGCGACGCGCACGTCCTCGTCACCGGCGAGCACGGCACCGGCAAGGAACTCGTCGCCGGCCGCCTGCACGCGATGAGCGCCCGCGCCGGCCGGCCGCTCGTCGTCGTCAACATGGGCGGCCTCTCCGAAGGCGTGTTCGAGAGCGAGCTGTTCGGCCACGTGCGCGGCGCCTTCACCGACGCCAAGGCCGACCGCGTCGGGCGCTTCGAGCTCGCCGACACGGGCACGCTCTTTTTGGACGAAGTCGGCAACATGTCGCCGGGGCAGCAGGCCAAGCTCCTCCGCGTGCTGCAGGAGGGGCAGGTCGAGCGCGTCGGCTCCTCGCGCGCGCGGCGCGTCGACGTGCGCGTCGTGAGCGCGACCAACGCCGACCTCCGCGCCGACCTCGCCGCGGGCCGCTTCCGCGAGGACCTGCTCTACCGCCTCAACACGGTCGAGATCCGGCTGCCGCCCCTCCGCGAGCGGCGCGAGGACGTCCCCCTCCTCGCCGCGCACTTCCTCGCCCGCCACGCGGCGCGCTACGCGCGCCCCGCGCAGACCTTCGCGCCCGACGCGCTCGCCGCCCTCCTCGCCCACCCGTGGCCGGGCAACGTCCGCGAGCTCGGCCACGCCGTCGAACGTGCCGTGCTCATGGCCGCCGGCCCCGAGGTCCGCGCGGCCGACCTCGCCCTCGCCGCGCCCGCGGGCGACGCCGCCGCCGGCGCTGGCGCCCTCGAGTCGATGCCCCTCGAGGACGTCGAGCGCGTGCTGATCGGCAAGGCGCTCCAGCGCCACGGCGGCAACGTGAGCCACGCCGCGCGCGCGCTCGGCCTCTCGCGCAGCGCGCTCTACCGCCGTATGGCGCACTTCGGCCTCTAG
- a CDS encoding amidase produces the protein MSYRPYVLAETPWQFVSGHAYDVAVLPWGATEAHNFHLPYGTDTIQCDHVAAEAARRAWEAGARVVVLPAVPYGVQTGQLDIPFCINLNPSTQAAMLGDVAASLDGQGVRKLVVLNGHGGNDFRQMIRELQPRTRVLLCAVNWYSCVDPRGYFDDLGDHAGEMETSVMQHLAPELVLPLAEAGSGHERRPKIAGFRERWAWTPRRWTQVSADTGVGDPRAATPAKGERFFDAVAARVAGFLVELAAADPDALYD, from the coding sequence ATGAGCTACCGCCCGTACGTCCTCGCCGAAACGCCCTGGCAATTCGTCTCCGGTCACGCCTACGACGTCGCCGTCCTACCGTGGGGCGCGACGGAAGCGCACAACTTCCACCTGCCGTACGGCACGGACACGATCCAGTGCGACCACGTCGCGGCGGAGGCGGCGCGGCGGGCGTGGGAGGCCGGGGCGCGGGTGGTCGTGCTGCCCGCGGTGCCGTACGGCGTGCAGACGGGGCAGCTCGACATCCCCTTCTGCATCAACCTCAACCCGTCGACACAGGCCGCGATGCTCGGCGACGTCGCGGCCTCACTCGACGGACAGGGCGTCCGCAAGCTCGTCGTGCTCAACGGGCACGGCGGCAACGACTTCCGGCAGATGATCCGCGAGCTGCAGCCGCGCACGCGCGTGCTGCTCTGCGCGGTCAACTGGTACTCGTGCGTCGACCCGCGCGGCTATTTCGACGACCTCGGCGACCACGCGGGCGAGATGGAGACGAGCGTGATGCAGCACCTCGCGCCCGAACTCGTGCTGCCGCTCGCCGAGGCGGGGTCGGGGCACGAGCGCCGGCCGAAGATCGCCGGGTTCCGGGAGCGGTGGGCGTGGACGCCGCGGCGCTGGACGCAGGTCAGCGCCGACACCGGCGTCGGCGACCCGCGGGCGGCGACGCCGGCGAAGGGAGAACGGTTCTTCGACGCGGTCGCCGCGCGGGTCGCGGGGTTCCTCGTCGAGCTCGCGGCGGCGGACCCCGACGCGCTGTACGACTGA
- a CDS encoding twitching motility protein PilT, with protein sequence MSCESGGYSDVHLLLDTHALLWHASDDVQLPPGAKAAIEDPANVIFVSAASAWEIATKTRLGKLIGGRLAMAFVAAVREQGYHVLSVSAQDAQDAGSLPGPHGDPFDRMLAAQALSRGLTLVSNDAVLDRFGVVRLWT encoded by the coding sequence ATGAGTTGCGAGAGTGGGGGCTACTCTGACGTGCACCTCCTGCTCGACACGCACGCCCTGCTCTGGCATGCGAGCGACGACGTGCAGCTGCCGCCCGGCGCGAAAGCCGCGATCGAGGACCCCGCGAACGTCATCTTTGTGAGTGCGGCGTCGGCGTGGGAGATCGCGACCAAAACTCGACTCGGCAAGCTGATCGGCGGCCGCCTGGCTATGGCGTTCGTCGCGGCGGTGCGGGAACAGGGCTACCACGTCCTCTCCGTCAGCGCGCAGGACGCGCAGGACGCCGGCAGCCTCCCCGGCCCGCACGGTGACCCGTTCGACCGCATGCTCGCCGCGCAGGCGCTCAGCCGCGGACTGACGCTGGTGTCGAATGACGCCGTGCTCGACCGTTTCGGCGTGGTGCGGCTCTGGACGTGA
- the catE gene encoding catechol-2,3-dioxygenase yields the protein MTTTTHDLFGDAAGAQPATPGSYGMPPGGYRLPASTRLGPVQLQVADLARSLAFYEGVLGFRTLARDDARVTLGAQAPVVGGEAPALVELVEHPGARPMTPGARLGLYHVAILLPDRAALGRFVRHLSAVGARAGAGDHHVSEAFYLHDPDGLGIEVYADRPRDAWRRVGRELMMATDPVDVRGLVRAVGDAPWTGMPAGTTVGHVHLHVGDVAGAAAFYAEGLGFDRTVWSYPGALFLSAGGYHHHLGTNTWAGPRAQAPRPDDARLLEWAIVLPDAADVRAAAGRLARAGHATEEGGGGDVVATDPWGTRVRLAAAAA from the coding sequence ATGACGACCACCACGCACGACCTCTTCGGCGACGCCGCCGGCGCGCAGCCCGCGACGCCGGGCAGCTACGGGATGCCGCCTGGCGGGTACCGCCTCCCCGCCTCGACGCGGCTCGGCCCCGTACAACTCCAGGTCGCCGACCTCGCGCGCTCGCTCGCCTTCTACGAAGGGGTGCTCGGCTTTCGCACGCTCGCCCGCGACGACGCCAGAGTCACCCTCGGCGCGCAGGCGCCAGTCGTGGGCGGCGAGGCCCCGGCGCTCGTCGAACTCGTCGAACACCCCGGCGCCCGGCCGATGACGCCGGGCGCCCGACTCGGTCTCTACCACGTCGCCATCCTCCTCCCCGACCGCGCGGCCCTCGGCCGCTTCGTGCGCCATCTCTCGGCGGTCGGCGCGCGCGCCGGGGCCGGCGACCACCACGTGAGCGAGGCGTTCTACCTCCACGACCCCGACGGCCTCGGGATCGAGGTCTACGCCGACCGTCCGCGCGACGCGTGGCGGCGCGTCGGCCGCGAGCTGATGATGGCGACCGACCCCGTCGACGTCCGCGGCCTCGTGCGCGCCGTCGGCGACGCGCCGTGGACGGGGATGCCGGCCGGCACGACCGTCGGCCACGTCCACCTCCACGTCGGCGATGTCGCCGGGGCGGCCGCGTTCTACGCCGAGGGGCTCGGCTTCGACCGCACGGTGTGGAGCTATCCGGGCGCGCTCTTTCTCAGCGCGGGCGGCTACCACCACCACCTCGGCACCAACACCTGGGCCGGCCCGCGCGCGCAGGCCCCGCGGCCCGACGACGCGCGGCTGCTCGAATGGGCGATCGTGCTGCCCGACGCCGCGGACGTGCGCGCCGCGGCCGGGAGGCTCGCGCGCGCCGGCCACGCGACGGAGGAGGGCGGGGGAGGCGACGTCGTCGCGACCGACCCGTGGGGCACGCGCGTCCGCCTCGCCGCCGCGGCCGCCTAA
- a CDS encoding deoxyribodipyrimidine photo-lyase, which yields MPPRPRPRTLLFVAPWEASRAVTRVPAAPTDRVVVCFVESQEMGARLPWHRHKLVLVLSAMRHFADELRAAGHAVDYRRADDYAAGVLAAARAHGAERVVATRARDWYVGGEWARLRAALADLPRPPRLELREDPAFLVTPEQFGRWALRHRERRFEAFYEAMRRRYGVLLDARGRPEGDQWHYDHENRKPWPKGRPAPAVWSEPPDARTRRVAARVARWPWCWGAADGFALPVTRDGALAWLERFAAERLPEFGPYEDAMVDGAPDLLHSTLAPLLNVGLLHPLEVVRRAERAYRDGAAPLASVEGFVRQVLGWREYVRGMYWLLGPEFERANALRAARTLPRVFWAPDGEAYGDGSTPPAAPDARPDPALAMRCLTDAVRHVRDRARVHHIPRLMVQANFATLLGVRPQDLNRWFWAAFTDAAHWVTTPNVVGMGTWGDGGRMMTKPYVASGAYVRRMGDHCGPCAYDPTRRSGPGACPLNTLYWDFVAGHRARFLAHPRLGVMVQQLDRIPPGELAAVRADAAAFRDAVAYDAPYEPAPVRPDALVTTWNAPHVAPAAARPRPQPAA from the coding sequence ATGCCGCCGCGACCCCGCCCCCGCACGCTCCTCTTCGTCGCCCCGTGGGAGGCGTCGCGCGCCGTCACCCGCGTGCCGGCGGCGCCGACGGACCGCGTCGTCGTGTGCTTCGTCGAGTCGCAGGAGATGGGCGCCCGGCTCCCCTGGCACCGGCACAAGCTCGTCCTCGTGCTCTCGGCCATGCGGCACTTCGCCGACGAGCTGCGCGCCGCCGGCCACGCGGTCGACTACCGCCGCGCCGACGATTACGCCGCCGGCGTGCTCGCGGCCGCGCGGGCGCACGGCGCCGAGCGCGTCGTCGCGACGCGCGCCCGCGACTGGTACGTCGGCGGCGAGTGGGCGCGCCTGCGCGCGGCGCTCGCCGACCTCCCGCGCCCGCCGCGCCTCGAGCTGCGCGAGGACCCCGCGTTCCTCGTCACGCCGGAGCAGTTCGGCCGTTGGGCCCTCCGCCACCGCGAGCGCCGCTTCGAGGCCTTCTACGAGGCGATGCGCCGCCGCTATGGTGTGCTGCTCGACGCGCGCGGCCGCCCCGAAGGCGATCAGTGGCACTACGACCACGAGAACCGCAAGCCCTGGCCGAAGGGCCGCCCCGCCCCCGCCGTCTGGAGCGAGCCGCCCGACGCCCGCACCCGCCGCGTGGCCGCGCGCGTCGCGCGCTGGCCGTGGTGCTGGGGGGCGGCCGACGGCTTCGCGCTGCCCGTCACCCGCGACGGCGCGCTCGCCTGGCTGGAACGGTTCGCGGCCGAGCGGCTGCCCGAGTTCGGGCCGTACGAGGACGCGATGGTCGACGGCGCGCCCGACCTCCTGCACTCGACGCTCGCGCCGCTGCTCAACGTCGGGCTGCTCCACCCGCTCGAGGTCGTCCGCCGCGCCGAGCGCGCGTACCGCGACGGCGCGGCCCCGCTCGCGAGCGTGGAGGGCTTCGTCCGGCAGGTGCTCGGCTGGCGCGAGTACGTGCGCGGCATGTACTGGCTGCTCGGCCCGGAGTTCGAGCGCGCGAACGCCCTCCGCGCCGCGCGCACGCTCCCGCGCGTGTTCTGGGCGCCCGACGGGGAGGCGTACGGCGACGGGAGCACCCCGCCCGCGGCCCCCGACGCGCGCCCCGACCCCGCGCTCGCGATGCGCTGCCTCACCGACGCCGTGCGCCACGTGCGCGACCGCGCGCGCGTGCACCACATCCCGCGCCTCATGGTCCAGGCGAACTTCGCGACGCTGTTAGGCGTCCGGCCGCAGGACCTCAACCGCTGGTTCTGGGCCGCGTTCACCGACGCGGCCCACTGGGTGACGACGCCCAACGTCGTCGGCATGGGCACCTGGGGCGACGGCGGCCGGATGATGACCAAGCCGTACGTCGCGAGCGGGGCCTACGTGCGCCGCATGGGCGACCACTGCGGCCCGTGCGCCTACGACCCGACGCGGCGCTCCGGACCGGGCGCGTGCCCGCTCAACACGCTCTACTGGGACTTCGTCGCGGGTCACCGCGCCCGCTTCCTCGCGCACCCCCGCCTCGGCGTCATGGTCCAGCAGCTCGACCGCATACCCCCGGGCGAGTTGGCCGCTGTCCGCGCCGACGCCGCGGCGTTCCGCGACGCCGTCGCCTACGACGCGCCCTACGAGCCCGCCCCGGTCCGGCCGGACGCCCTCGTCACGACGTGGAACGCCCCGCACGTCGCGCCGGCCGCCGCGCGGCCGCGTCCGCAGCCCGCGGCGTGA